A window of Mucilaginibacter robiniae genomic DNA:
CAAGTTTTTGGAAGATGGCCATGGTCATGTAATAGCCGAAGTTAAGAATGATGATCTGGAACCTTTTTTAGGTTTGCATTATCCAGCTACTGACATACCAAAACAAGCACGTGAACTTTACAAGCTTAACTTAACTCGTATTATCACGGATGTAAATGCCGAAGCTTCGCCTATCTTAACCTTAGCTCCGGATAATCAAACACCTAAACCGCTCGATTTAACCTGGTCATCACTTCGGGCTGTTTCGCCTATCCATATTCAATACCTTAAAAATATGGGAGTAGCTTCCAGCTTCAGTATTTCATTGATGCATCAGGATGAGCTATGGGGTTTAATTGCTTGCCATAACTATACGCCACGCTTTATTAACTTTAAAGCACGTGAAGCATCAAAGTTAGTAGGACAAATTATTTCTTCGGCACTGGAGTTTAAACAGGTTGAAGAAACATCGACCAAAACAGACAACTTTAAAACTGCATACGAAGCACTTAATGATTTGCTTCGTAAAAGTGATAATATTGTTGATGCAGTAACCAGCCACTCAACAACACTGCTACAGATAGTAGATGCTACGGGTGCAGCTATTGTTTTTGAAAATCAAATTACCACTCTAGGGCAAACACCAGATACCGAAGAATTAGAACAACTGCTGGAATGGTTGAAAAACCACATGGAAGACCGCGTGTATTACACAAACAATCTTCCGATAGTTTATTTTCCAGCCAAAACCTATAGCAATATAGCAAGCGGCTTGCTGGCTTGTACTCTATCTAAAGAAATGGGCGAGCTGATGTTGTGGTTTAAGCCGGAACAAGTAAGTACCGTAAAGTGGGCAGGCAACCCGGAAAAACCCGTTGAAGTAGACGATAACGGATTTGCTAATTTAAGTCCACGTAAATCATTTGATGTTTGGACGGAAACTGTAAGATACACATCGCAACGCTGGCAGCGGGAAGAGATTGCTTATGTGCTACGTTTGCGAGAAGAAATGGTATATGCCATTAACCGGCAAGCTAATGAAATACGCATACTGAACGAAAAATTGAAGCAGGCTTACGAAGAGCTGGATACCTTCAGTTTTACAGTATCACACGACTTGCGTACGCCTTTGTCAACCATTAAAAACTATTCAGAACTTTTGCTGGAAGTTAATACCAGTTTAGATGACGACGCCCGCAAAATTCTGAGTAAAATAATTGGCGGTGCTGATCGGCTAAACTTCCTGATTAAAGAAGTGTTAAACTATTCGCGCATTGGGCGTTTAGAAATTTCCCATACCCGAATTGATATGGGTAGTTTGATACATGATTTGGAAAGTGAGCTAGTTGTAGCATTAAAGCCTGAAAACCTGCAGTTAACCATTGGCCCAACTCCTGATCTTTACGGAGACCCTACTATGTTAAGGCAGGTATTTGCCAATTTGCTTAACAATGCCATAAAATATTCCAGCCGTTCTAAGCCATCAATAGTGCAGGTAATGGGAAGTGAAACTTCAGCTCAAATTACCTATACCATCAGTGACAATGGCATAGGTATTGATTTAAATTATTATAACCGGATATTCGACCTATTTAAACGCATGGACAATGTGCGTGACTATGAAGGTACAGGTGTAGGTTTGGCTATTGTGAAACGTATTATTGAGAAACACAATGGCCGTATCTGGGTTGAAAGTGAATTAGGAAAAGGAACAACATTTTACGTGGCTTTTAATAAATATGAGTAATGGTAGCACCTGATATTTTGTATATTGAAGATAATGATGATTTTATTAATGTTGTGGAGCGTGCTATAGTACAGATAGACAACAAAACCATACTAAAAAGTATTGACGACGGCAACCAAGCTTTACAAACCTTAAACAAACTGGCAGAAAGCAAAACAATACCTAAGCTCATTCTGCTTGATTTAAACTTACCGGGATTGTCAGGATTAGATATATTGAAACGAGTTAAAGAAACACAGCCCTTACGCTATGTTCCGGTAGTTATATTTTCAACTTCTGATAATCCGGCAGATGTACGTACATCGTTAGAGTTCGGGGCTAATGCTTATGTAACTAAACCGCTAGGTTATTTAAACCTAGTTAAGTGCCTTTCGTCTATACATGAGTTTTGGTTGAATACCACCAGCACGTATTCTGCTTAAAAGTTTTAGTTATTATAATCATAACATACCGTATGAAAAAGAAAGTAATTTTCGGCTTATTTATGCTATTGGGAACTTCAAAAGTCTTTAGCCAAACAGCTATCACCGCTAAAGATGCAGCCAAACACATCAATGAGCAAGTAACCATAACCGATAAAGTTTTTGGTGGCAAATTTTTGAGTAATTCTAACATTACCTTACTGGATATAGGCGGCACTCACCCTAACGAACTTCTAACCTTACTGATTAAAGGTGATGACCGAAAAAAATTCAGCACTCCACCAGAAGAAGCCTTTAAAAATAAACAAGTTACAATTACCGGCACTGTAATAGATTATAAAGGTAAACCTGAAATTATCATCACTAGCCCTGATCAAATTAAAGCTCAATAATTTTATAACCAGTGATGGTCATA
This region includes:
- a CDS encoding ATP-binding protein, with the protein product MTDFKVDLTNCDREPIHIPGRIQAHGFLVAVNSAGTICYISENVAYFLSVDARQLLNKDLPYLESVLLHDEVPGFLNQILNLGRHAKSFDNLNPYLINTDNGQYNLILSKSGEYYLLEFEPATGAAELDIQKIIGKSVTEMLAGKQLKYLLDNAALQIKNLIGYDRIMIYKFLEDGHGHVIAEVKNDDLEPFLGLHYPATDIPKQARELYKLNLTRIITDVNAEASPILTLAPDNQTPKPLDLTWSSLRAVSPIHIQYLKNMGVASSFSISLMHQDELWGLIACHNYTPRFINFKAREASKLVGQIISSALEFKQVEETSTKTDNFKTAYEALNDLLRKSDNIVDAVTSHSTTLLQIVDATGAAIVFENQITTLGQTPDTEELEQLLEWLKNHMEDRVYYTNNLPIVYFPAKTYSNIASGLLACTLSKEMGELMLWFKPEQVSTVKWAGNPEKPVEVDDNGFANLSPRKSFDVWTETVRYTSQRWQREEIAYVLRLREEMVYAINRQANEIRILNEKLKQAYEELDTFSFTVSHDLRTPLSTIKNYSELLLEVNTSLDDDARKILSKIIGGADRLNFLIKEVLNYSRIGRLEISHTRIDMGSLIHDLESELVVALKPENLQLTIGPTPDLYGDPTMLRQVFANLLNNAIKYSSRSKPSIVQVMGSETSAQITYTISDNGIGIDLNYYNRIFDLFKRMDNVRDYEGTGVGLAIVKRIIEKHNGRIWVESELGKGTTFYVAFNKYE
- a CDS encoding response regulator — protein: MVAPDILYIEDNDDFINVVERAIVQIDNKTILKSIDDGNQALQTLNKLAESKTIPKLILLDLNLPGLSGLDILKRVKETQPLRYVPVVIFSTSDNPADVRTSLEFGANAYVTKPLGYLNLVKCLSSIHEFWLNTTSTYSA